The following nucleotide sequence is from bacterium.
GTACGAATTCAACAAGCCGCTCACGACCGCGCTTTTTGAAATCGCGCAAGGCAGAATAACCGCCGAAGACCTAAAATACGTTGACCTGTTCGAGGATGTGGACGAGGGTCGCGAGCCGAGGATTCCCGCGGAGGAATTATCCAAGCGCTTTTTCGATGCGGACGAGACCGGCGAAATTGAAATTTCCGACGACGATTACGAAATGGACGATATGGATGAGCCGGACGACCTGTCCGAGCTTGCAGAGGAGTAGCGGTTGTACGATCGCCCGCGTTCATTGCTATTGGGAGTATCCGGCGGAATCGCCGCCTATAAGGCGTGCGATATCGCCAGGCACTT
It contains:
- the rpoZ gene encoding DNA-directed RNA polymerase subunit omega, yielding MTQPSLEKLLAKVPSKYELVLLASKRARQIKREVDLRPEKAKEYEFNKPLTTALFEIAQGRITAEDLKYVDLFEDVDEGREPRIPAEELSKRFFDADETGEIEISDDDYEMDDMDEPDDLSELAEE